The following coding sequences lie in one Arabidopsis thaliana chromosome 3, partial sequence genomic window:
- a CDS encoding proline-rich family protein (proline-rich family protein; FUNCTIONS IN: molecular_function unknown; INVOLVED IN: biological_process unknown; LOCATED IN: endomembrane system; EXPRESSED IN: shoot apex, inflorescence meristem, root, flower, seed; EXPRESSED DURING: petal differentiation and expansion stage, E expanded cotyledon stage; Has 95281 Blast hits to 41469 proteins in 1893 species: Archae - 292; Bacteria - 17580; Metazoa - 30806; Fungi - 11508; Plants - 12978; Viruses - 3158; Other Eukaryotes - 18959 (source: NCBI BLink).), whose product MLCYVGKATKIFIFIVTVVFVIGLVVAFGVLRRHSHHCSGDYCSSSTDPSSSSSSSSSSTSPFITPFPNPNPNPNPNPPVLGSSPPSPTDSSSSTSISPNPPAPIVNPNPPPPSTPNPPPEFSPPPPDLDTTTAPPPPSTDIPIPPPPPAPVSASPPLTPPSSVVTSPAPVHAKLVND is encoded by the coding sequence ATGCTCTGCTATGTCGGCAAAGCCACcaagattttcattttcatcgTCACCGTCGTCTTCGTCATTGGCCTCGTCGTAGCCTTCGGTGTTCTCCGCCGTCACTCTCACCACTGCTCCGGCGACTATTGCTCATCTTCCACCgatccctcttcttcttcttcttcttcctcttcttctacttctcctTTCATAACTCCAttcccaaacccaaacccgaATCCAAACCCGAACCCGCCTGTTCTCGGATCTTCTCCTCCATCTCCAactgattcatcatcatctacttCAATTTCCCCAAATCCGCCGGCTCCGATCGTAAATCCGAATCCGCCTCCTCCATCCACTCCGAATCCTCCGCCGGAATTTTCACCTCCTCCGCCGGATTTAGATACAACCACCGCACCTCCTCCGCCTTCAACGGATATACCAAtcccaccaccacctccggcTCCAGTATCAGCATCTCCGCCGTTAACTCCGCCGAGCTCCGTCGTCACTAGTCCTGCTCCTGTGCATGCCAAGCTAGTCAACGATTAA
- a CDS encoding Phototropic-responsive NPH3 family protein: MPSNVVFLHCAAKFMEVTKVLEQTEKCMEEIRYWAWPEVLLCLKQCQEVETSPEVDSLAAKLMDALVEKLCLTIEMSPSSAGSACSPDSSLFRFSCDSKSTESFKNCSVRLTWWFDEVLVLSSGLVEMFLKLMVLRKFDNLIISRFLFYYQKVKFCSASSHEKRKILETIIDTLCVLDRSCVPCKSLFAVLRLALGLNINKSCMNKLEVMIGHQLDQATLDNLLVPSPSKSSHLYYVNLVLRFTKAFLDGARSGLQLKKVSSLIDQYIAEVAPDPCLKPSKFLSLITLVPDSARESHEDIYRAIDMYLEAHTGTTDGEKLNLIRTLSYEKLSGESRAHISRNQKFQAIETLDEQQQQQQQQQQQKQLILRMEKVETSGENEKLKEHIEGIQWRVMELERACLKMQNQMEVIKKRSKSSSKGSNRSLPKLCS, translated from the exons ATGCCTTCGAATGTAGTTTTCTTGCATTGTGCTGCTAAGTTTATGGAAGTCACTAAAGTCTTGGAACAAACAGAGAAGTGTATGGAAGAGATTAGGTATTGGGCTTGGCCAGAGGTTCTTCTTTGTCTAAAACAGTGTCAAGAAGTTGAAACATCGCCCGAAGTTGATTCTTTAGCCGCGAAACTGATGGATGCGTTGGTGGAGAAACTGTGTTTAACCATTGAAATGAGTCCTTCTAGTGCTGGTTCTGCTTGTTCACCAGATAGCAGCTTGTTTCGGTTTTCTTGTGATAGTAAAAGCACAGAGAGTTTCAAGAATTGCTCTGTTCGGTTAACTTGGTGGTTCGATGAAGTTCTTGTTCTGAGTTCTGGTTTGGTTGAAATGTTCTTGAAGCTTATGGTATTGCGGAAATTTGATAATCTCATCATAAGTAGGTTCTTGTTCTATTATCAGAAGGTCAAGTTTTGCTCTGCGTCTTCTcatgagaaaagaaagattcttGAAACCATCATTGATACTCTTTGCGTCTTAGATCGAAGTTGTGTCCCTTGCAAGAGCCTTTTTGCGGTTTTGAGGCTTGCTCTTGGATTGAACATAAACAAAAGCTGTATGAACAAGCTGGAGGTTATGATAGGTCACCAACTGGATCAAGCAACACTAGACAATCTTCTTGTTCCATCTCCATCGAAATCGAGTCACTTGTACTATGTGAATCTTGTTCTTAGATTCACAAAAGCTTTCCTAGATGGGGCAAGAAGTGGATTGCAATTGAAGAAAGTCTCAAGTTTGATTGATCAATACATAGCTGAAGTAGCACCTGATCCTTGCTTGAAACCTTcaaagtttctttctctcatcaCACTTGTTCCAGATTCAGCCAGAGAATCCCACGAAGATATATACCGTGCTATTGATATGTATCTCGAG GCTCACACAGGAACAACTGATGGCGAAAAACTCAACTTGATACGAACTTTAAGTTACGAGAAGCTTTCAGGAGAATCAAGAGCTCACATTTCGCGTAACCAAAAGTTTCAGGCTATTGAGACACTagatgaacaacaacaacaacaacaacaacaacaacaacagaagcaGCTCATACTCAGAATGGAGAAGGTTGAGACTTCAGGAGAAAACGAGAAGCTGAAGGAACATATCGAAGGGATTCAATGGAGGGTAATGGAATTGGAGAGAGCTTGTTTGAAAATGCAGAATCAAATGGAAGTTATCAAGAAGAGATCCAAGAGCTCGAGCAAAGGAAGTAATAGATCACTTCCTAAGCTCTGTTCTTGA
- a CDS encoding ubiquitin carboxyl-terminal hydrolase-like protein (TRAF-like family protein; CONTAINS InterPro DOMAIN/s: TRAF-like (InterPro:IPR008974), MATH (InterPro:IPR002083); BEST Arabidopsis thaliana protein match is: TRAF-like family protein (TAIR:AT2G15710.1); Has 1512 Blast hits to 790 proteins in 66 species: Archae - 0; Bacteria - 0; Metazoa - 85; Fungi - 18; Plants - 1379; Viruses - 0; Other Eukaryotes - 30 (source: NCBI BLink).), whose protein sequence is MMCSSVSSTTLRSWRERTPNSYSLKLQNISQVEKSTLFSDGKYQSRLFSSGGYNWRMIIYPKGNRKDDGSGFISMYVEIDSTSLLTTPTTEVFADLRFFVFNKKENKYYTIQHVESKLFNAFRTIWGLAQVLPVDTFTDPKNGYIFEGDQCEFGVDVIVAAPPTNWEIHTLHEALSQPKFFWTVKNFSELNNNVYTSGNFSMRERKWVLKLYPKGDVKGDRKWLSLYLYLDQSETLKESEKIFVQAQLRVLDPRGSNHVTHKISSWYTSSNTAWGYRKFVSLAEIPKAYLDKDTLKVQIDVEVVSEAEFSPSMI, encoded by the exons ATGATGTGTTCAAGCGTATCTTCAACAACTCTTCGAAGCTGGAGAGAACGTACTCCTAATTCTTACTCACTCAAGCTCCAAAACATCTCCCAAGTCGAGAAATCAACTCTCTTCTCTGATGGCAAGTATCAATCCCGTCTTTTCTCCTCTGGTGGATACAACTG GAGAATGATCATATACCCGAAAGGGAATCGCAAAGACGATGGAAGTGGGTTTATTTCAATGTATGTTGAAATAGATAGCACAAGCCTTTTGACTACACCTACCACTGAGGTGTTTGCCGATCTACGGTTTTTcgtatttaacaaaaaagaaaataagtacTATACTATTCAAC atGTAGAGTCGAAGCTATTCAATGCATTCAGAACAATATGGGGATTGGCGCAAGTGCTTCCAGTTGATACATTCACTGATCCTAAAAACGGATATATTTTTGAGGGAGATCAATGCGAGTTTGGTGTTGATGTCATTGTTGCTGCACCTCCTACTAATTGGGAAATTCACACTTTACATGAAGCACTAAGTCAACCCAAGTTCTTTTGGACGGTCAAGAATTTCTCTGAGCTGAACAATAATGTTTACACATCAGGCAATTTTTCGATGAGAGAAAGGAAATG GGTTCTAAAGTTGTATCCCAAGGGGGACGTAAAAGGAGACCGAAAATGGTTATCCCTTTATCTATATCTCGATCAAAGTGAAACACTAAAGGAAAGTGAAAAGATTTTCGTGCAAGCTCAATTGCGAGTTTTAGACCCACGTGGATCCAATCACGTGACACACAAAA tttCGTCTTGGTACACCAGCTCAAATACGGCTTGGGGATACAGAAAATTTGTGTCTCTAGCTGAAATTCCTAAAGCTTACTTGGACAAGGACACTTTAAAAGTGCAGATTGATGTTGAAGTTGTTTCTGAAGCAGAATTCTCTCCTTCCATGATTTAA
- a CDS encoding basic helix-loop-helix (bHLH) DNA-binding superfamily protein (basic helix-loop-helix (bHLH) DNA-binding superfamily protein; FUNCTIONS IN: DNA binding, sequence-specific DNA binding transcription factor activity; INVOLVED IN: regulation of transcription; LOCATED IN: nucleus; CONTAINS InterPro DOMAIN/s: Helix-loop-helix DNA-binding domain (InterPro:IPR001092), Helix-loop-helix DNA-binding (InterPro:IPR011598); Has 284 Blast hits to 284 proteins in 18 species: Archae - 0; Bacteria - 0; Metazoa - 0; Fungi - 2; Plants - 282; Viruses - 0; Other Eukaryotes - 0 (source: NCBI BLink).), with translation METPAYDFDSLTDLPPLPPSDFTPSNAFTFPDHNLDFSFLDSTLSLLNRHHLSESTRLEQIFYDSTHTQLFHNDDTTTTTTPFLHLPDLKSIDAVEEPTTMKLFPSLSPPLPAAKRQKLNSTSSSTTSGSPTASNDGGIITKRRKISDKIRSLEKLMPWERKMNLAMTLEESHKYIKFLQSQIASLRWMPLESVYNTAGEVGETDLLKSLTRQQILQVLANSPGSRNVLSSRGVCVFSYEQLLSLKTMSRNL, from the coding sequence ATGGAGACACCAGCTTACGATTTCGACTCACTCACTGACTTACCACCGCTTCCTCCTTCCGATTTCACTCCTTCCAACGCCTTCACCTTCCCCGACCACAACCTCGACTTTTCCTTCCTCGACTCCACTCTGTCTCTCCTCAATCGGCACCATCTCTCTGAGTCCACTCGCTTGGAACAGATTTTTTACGACTCCACTCACACTCAGCTCTTTCACAACGAcgacaccaccaccaccaccacaccGTTTCTCCACCTTCCTGATCTCAAATCCATCGACGCCGTTGAAGAACCGACGACGATGAAGCTGtttccatctctctctcctcctcttcccGCCGCCAAACGTCAGAAGCTTAACTCAACTTCCTCTTCAACAACCTCTGGATCTCCAACTGCGTCAAACGACGGTGGTATTATTACCAAACGACGGAAGATCTCAGACAAAATCAGATCCCTGGAGAAACTCATGCCGTGGGAGAGAAAGATGAACTTAGCGATGACTCTAGAAGAATCTCACAAATACATCAAGTTTCTTCAATCTCAGATTGCTTCACTCCGTTGGATGCCTCTCGAATCTGTCTACAACACCGCCGGTGAAGTAGGAGAAACAGATTTGCTCAAATCTCTGACACGTCAACAGATTCTTCAGGTTCTTGCGAATTCTCCAGGCTCACGAAACGTACTCTCCTCTCGTGGTGTTTGTGTCTTCTCTTATGAacagcttctctctctcaagacAATGTCGAGAAACCTCTGA
- a CDS encoding uncharacterized protein (unknown protein; BEST Arabidopsis thaliana protein match is: unknown protein (TAIR:AT1G71470.2); Has 12 Blast hits to 12 proteins in 2 species: Archae - 0; Bacteria - 0; Metazoa - 0; Fungi - 0; Plants - 12; Viruses - 0; Other Eukaryotes - 0 (source: NCBI BLink).), whose protein sequence is MAVPIHFLINSPPESSDEEYNGSEISNSSEDESMEDESSELVNTNEGSLSNLVNEETVEGFWVKYPYLKELVEIIVAQGLISEEVAFERVKLIGDDKAKELNDGWKALCLKEQDLGNQMLELLLASSSTTKP, encoded by the exons ATGGCGGTTCCGATTCACTTCCTCATCAACTCTCCACCTGAATCATCCGACGAAGAGTACAACGGTTCCGAAATTTCTAATTCATCTGAAGACGAATCAATGGAAGACGAATCGTCCGAGTTAGTAAACACAAACGAAGGATCTCTCTCCAATCTCGTAAACGAAG AAACTGTGGAAGGGTTTTGGGTTAAGTATCCGTATTTGAAGGAGTTAGTGGAGATTATTGTAGCTCAAGGTTTGATTTCTGAAGAAGTTGCTTTTGAGAGAGTCAAGCTTATTGGTGATGATAAAGCTAAAGAGTTGAATGATGGATGGAAAGCTTTGTGTCTTAAGGAACAGGATTTGGGTAATCAGATgcttgagcttcttcttgcttcttcttctaccaCTAAACCCTGA
- a CDS encoding TRAF family protein: MGSTVLDANPSTLREHPPSSYSIKFENIAELDDGKYESSLFAAGGYNWRLVIYPKGNAKDEGSGFISMYVEIDSTNLLSSPLTGVFAYLVFFVYNKKTDKYFTIKDSELKRFNAFRTVWGLSQGDQCEFGVDVLVAPSLTKWEVVSFNQKILDPKFSWSLKKFKELKEELYNSDKFLVGGRQWFLKVHPKGVKARDNSLSIYVYLSESETLNAEEKIYTRVHLRVLDPFGSIHQAGQCNFWRTNTNKNQGYGWPTFASLDKVREKYLDNEGSLNIEIEFAVVSSTKYSPVN; this comes from the exons ATGGGCAGCACCGTCTTGGACGCAAACCCGTCAACCTTAAGAGAACATCCACCTTCCTCATATTCCATCAAGTTTGAGAATATCGCAGAACTCGACGATGGCAAATACGAATCTAGTCTTTTCGCAGCTGGCGGGTACAACTG GAGATTGGTCATTTATCCAAAAGGAAACGCAAAAGACGAAGGGAGTGGATTTATTTCAATGTATGTGGAGATTGATAGCACAAACCTCTTGTCATCACCACTAACTGGCGTGTTTGCGTATCTCGTATTCTTTGTCtacaacaagaaaacagacaaaTACTTTACTATTAAAG ATTCAGAACTGAAGCGGTTCAATGCATTTAGAACGGTGTGGGGATTGTCTCAA GGAGATCAATGTGAATTTGGTGTTGATGTTCTGGTTGCTCCATCCCTTACTAAATGGGAAGTCGTGTCCTTTAATCAGAAAATCCTTGATCCCAAGTTCTCGTGGTCTCTCAAGAAATTTAAAGAGTTAAAAGAGGAGTTATACAACTCAGACAAGTTTTTAGTAGGAGGAAGGCAATG GTTTCTAAAGGTGCATCCTAAGGGTGTTAAAGCACGAGACAACTCGTTATCCATTTATGTGTATTTAAGTGAAAGTGAAACACTCAATGCAGAGGAGAAAATCTACACGCGAGTACATCTTAGAGTTTTAGATCCGTTTGGATCCATTCACCAAGCCGGGCAAT GCAACTTCTGGCGcacaaatacaaataaaaaccaagGCTATGGTTGGCCTACTTTTGCGTCTTTAGATAAAGTGCGAGAGAAGTACTTGGACAATGAGGGTTCTTTGAACATAGAGATTGAATTTGCAGTTGTTTCTAGCACCAAATACTCTCCTGTTAACTAA
- a CDS encoding Phototropic-responsive NPH3 family protein (Phototropic-responsive NPH3 family protein; FUNCTIONS IN: signal transducer activity; INVOLVED IN: response to light stimulus; EXPRESSED IN: 20 plant structures; EXPRESSED DURING: 13 growth stages; CONTAINS InterPro DOMAIN/s: NPH3 (InterPro:IPR004249), BTB/POZ fold (InterPro:IPR011333), BTB/POZ-like (InterPro:IPR000210); BEST Arabidopsis thaliana protein match is: Phototropic-responsive NPH3 family protein (TAIR:AT3G19850.1); Has 844 Blast hits to 828 proteins in 39 species: Archae - 0; Bacteria - 4; Metazoa - 27; Fungi - 3; Plants - 786; Viruses - 0; Other Eukaryotes - 24 (source: NCBI BLink).): protein MEACCSDLEVDINGEQTIFLNKQIICAYSGTLRKLLGKSTSSSGNLKVIFNDFPGGAESFEFVSRFCYNDGRVAVMPSNVVFLHCAAKFMEVTKVLEQTEKCMEEIRYWAWPEVLLCLKQCQEVETSPEVDSLAAKLMDALVEKLCLTIEMSPSSAGSACSPDSSLFRFSCDSKSTESFKNCSVRLTWWFDEVLVLSSGLVEMFLKLMVLRKFDNLIISRFLFYYQKVKFCSASSHEKRKILETIIDTLCVLDRSCVPCKSLFAVLRLALGLNINKSCMNKLEVMIGHQLDQATLDNLLVPSPSKSSHLYYVNLVLRFTKAFLDGARSGLQLKKVSSLIDQYIAEVAPDPCLKPSKFLSLITLVPDSARESHEDIYRAIDMYLEAHTGTTDGEKLNLIRTLSYEKLSGESRAHISRNQKFQAIETLDEQQQQQQQQQQQKQLILRMEKVETSGENEKLKEHIEGIQWRVMELERACLKMQNQMEVIKKRSKSSSKGSNRSLPKLCS, encoded by the exons ATGGAAGCTTGTTGCTCTGATCTTGAAGTAGACATCAATGGAGAACAAACTATCTTTCTCAATAAG CAAATCATATGTGCTTATTCTGGAACGTTAAGAAAGCTTTTGGGGAAATCAACTAGTTCCAGTGGAAATCTCAAGGTGATCTTCAATGATTTCCCCGGTGGAGCTGAGAGTTTCGAGTTTGTATCGAGGTTTTGCTACAATGACGGTCGAGTAGCTGTGATGCCTTCGAATGTAGTTTTCTTGCATTGTGCTGCTAAGTTTATGGAAGTCACTAAAGTCTTGGAACAAACAGAGAAGTGTATGGAAGAGATTAGGTATTGGGCTTGGCCAGAGGTTCTTCTTTGTCTAAAACAGTGTCAAGAAGTTGAAACATCGCCCGAAGTTGATTCTTTAGCCGCGAAACTGATGGATGCGTTGGTGGAGAAACTGTGTTTAACCATTGAAATGAGTCCTTCTAGTGCTGGTTCTGCTTGTTCACCAGATAGCAGCTTGTTTCGGTTTTCTTGTGATAGTAAAAGCACAGAGAGTTTCAAGAATTGCTCTGTTCGGTTAACTTGGTGGTTCGATGAAGTTCTTGTTCTGAGTTCTGGTTTGGTTGAAATGTTCTTGAAGCTTATGGTATTGCGGAAATTTGATAATCTCATCATAAGTAGGTTCTTGTTCTATTATCAGAAGGTCAAGTTTTGCTCTGCGTCTTCTcatgagaaaagaaagattcttGAAACCATCATTGATACTCTTTGCGTCTTAGATCGAAGTTGTGTCCCTTGCAAGAGCCTTTTTGCGGTTTTGAGGCTTGCTCTTGGATTGAACATAAACAAAAGCTGTATGAACAAGCTGGAGGTTATGATAGGTCACCAACTGGATCAAGCAACACTAGACAATCTTCTTGTTCCATCTCCATCGAAATCGAGTCACTTGTACTATGTGAATCTTGTTCTTAGATTCACAAAAGCTTTCCTAGATGGGGCAAGAAGTGGATTGCAATTGAAGAAAGTCTCAAGTTTGATTGATCAATACATAGCTGAAGTAGCACCTGATCCTTGCTTGAAACCTTcaaagtttctttctctcatcaCACTTGTTCCAGATTCAGCCAGAGAATCCCACGAAGATATATACCGTGCTATTGATATGTATCTCGAG GCTCACACAGGAACAACTGATGGCGAAAAACTCAACTTGATACGAACTTTAAGTTACGAGAAGCTTTCAGGAGAATCAAGAGCTCACATTTCGCGTAACCAAAAGTTTCAGGCTATTGAGACACTagatgaacaacaacaacaacaacaacaacaacaacaacagaagcaGCTCATACTCAGAATGGAGAAGGTTGAGACTTCAGGAGAAAACGAGAAGCTGAAGGAACATATCGAAGGGATTCAATGGAGGGTAATGGAATTGGAGAGAGCTTGTTTGAAAATGCAGAATCAAATGGAAGTTATCAAGAAGAGATCCAAGAGCTCGAGCAAAGGAAGTAATAGATCACTTCCTAAGCTCTGTTCTTGA
- the PAC1 gene encoding 20S proteasome alpha subunit C1 (20S proteasome alpha subunit C1 (PAC1); FUNCTIONS IN: peptidase activity, endopeptidase activity, threonine-type endopeptidase activity; INVOLVED IN: response to cadmium ion, ubiquitin-dependent protein catabolic process; LOCATED IN: proteasome core complex, proteasome complex, cytosolic ribosome, vacuole; EXPRESSED IN: 25 plant structures; EXPRESSED DURING: 13 growth stages; CONTAINS InterPro DOMAIN/s: Proteasome, alpha-subunit, conserved site (InterPro:IPR000426), Proteasome, subunit alpha/beta (InterPro:IPR001353); BEST Arabidopsis thaliana protein match is: N-terminal nucleophile aminohydrolases (Ntn hydrolases) superfamily protein (TAIR:AT4G15165.1); Has 7432 Blast hits to 7428 proteins in 553 species: Archae - 896; Bacteria - 261; Metazoa - 2465; Fungi - 1789; Plants - 945; Viruses - 0; Other Eukaryotes - 1076 (source: NCBI BLink).), with protein sequence MSRRYDSRTTIFSPEGRLYQVEYAMEAIGNAGSAIGILSKDGVVLIGEKKVTSKLLQTSTSAEKMYKIDDHVACAVAGIMSDANILINTARVQAQRYTFMYQEPMPVEQLVQSLCDTKQGYTQFGGLRPFGVSFLFAGWDKHHGFQLYMSDPSGNYGGWKAAAVGANNQAAQSILKQDYKDDATREEAVELALKVLTKTMDSTSLTSEKLELAEVYLTPSKTVKYHVHSPESLTKLLVKHGVTQPAAETS encoded by the coding sequence ATGTCTCGGAGATATGATAGCCGTACCACAATCTTCTCGCCAGAAGGTCGTCTTTACCAGGTAGAGTATGCTATGGAGGCCATTGGAAACGCCGGTTCTGCGATTGGAATCTTATCCAAAGACGGTGTTGTGTTGATCGGTGAGAAGAAAGTCACCTCAAAGCTTCTTCAAACCTCAACCTCTGCTGAGAAAATGTACAAGATTGATGACCATGTTGCCTGTGCTGTTGCTGGTATAATGTCTGATGCTAACATACTTATCAACACGGCTCGAGTTCAAGCTCAACGTTACACCTTCATGTACCAAGAGCCCATGCCGGTTGAGCAGCTGGTTCAATCTCTTTGTGACACAAAACAAGGATACACACAGTTTGGTGGTCTTCGCCCGTTTGGTGTCTCCTTTCTCTTTGCAGGATGGGACAAGCACCATGGTTTCCAGCTTTATATGAGTGACCCGAGTGGGAACTATGGTGGTTGGAAAGCTGCAGCTGTTGGAGCAAACAATCAGGCGGCTCAGTCTATCCTGAAACAAGACTACAAGGACGATGCAACCAGGGAAGAAGCAGTCGAGCTTGCCTTGAAGGTTCTGACCAAGACAATGGACAGCACTAGCTTAACATCTGAGAAGCTAGAGCTTGCTGAAGTGTATCTGACTCCATCCAAGACTGTTAAGTACCATGTTCACTCACCTGAGTCGCTCACCAAACTGTTGGTCAAGCACGGTGTGACTCAACCCGCTGCTGAAACATCTTAA